The genomic region ACGCCTGTGATCTAGAAGATTCTAATTTTTTACCGAATATTTTCTATAGACTAGCCATCAAAGACAAAAGTGACCAATGCGGGTACCGAGTGAGTCCCAAAACACCAGCTTGTCTATTGAGTTATGAAGAAACCCATTTAGAGGAAAATTGGCCACAAGTCAAAGCCGAGATGGAAACACAGTTTGCTCTCGGTTCCGGAGATAACGAAACACTGGTACAATATAGATCAGAAACTGTCTCAAGTGTCATTGGATCGGCATATCCAGCATTTCAAGGAGCACTCAATGCCCCGAATGGGAATGTATATTTTGCACCTTATTATTCTCCAAAAGTCTTAGCGATAGATCCGATTACAAAAGACTTCTCAACCACAGGAAATTTTTCGGGATCAGTAACGTTTATTGGAGCATCTCTTGGTCCAGGTGGTATCATTTATTATGCACCTCACCAAATCTATGATTTTTTCGCTTTAGATACGTCTCAAAATTTAATATCGATCGTTGGAAATGACTCCACAATGACAGGTACGGCGTATAACGGTGCTATCTATGCTCCTAATGGAAAAATTTACTTTGTTCCGAGTAGCGAAAACATCATTCGCTACTATGATACAAATTCAAAAACAATCGGTTCGGTTTCTACACCTACAACTGGAGGATTTTCAAATGCTGTCTTAACCCCTCAAGGAAAAATATACTTCATTCCTTTTACTGCTACCACTATGTACATTCTAAATACGAAAGACGATTCTGTTTCCACTCATCCCTATAGTTTTCCAAGTGGAAGCAAGTATATTTCGGGGATCCTCACACCGAATGGCCGAATCTATATGATCCCTTTTGACCAGCCCAACCAAATCATTTATTTAGACACAAACACGCAGCAAATCGAAACTGTTGCTAGCATTCCCTCTGCCATCAATTCAATGTTCAATGGAGCCGTGTTAGCTCCTAATGGAAAAATCTACCTAGTGCCCGAAAATTATCCCAACTTTATTTCATTTGATACAAGTGACCATTCATTTAAAACATTATTTCCGAAACCTACAGGATCTTACCGGGGAGGAGCCCTTGGCCCAGACGGAGATATCTACTTGGCATCTCACACAGTCGACAGGTTTGATCTCATCCACACAAACTCGAATGGAAAATTTTGTGATTCACTTCGCCTTTCCCCTTATTGGAACAAACTTTAATTCAAAAGAATCAGTACATTTGTAGATTTTTTTCGTCGGATGGATGGTAAGCGGAGTGAATCTCCCTACAAAAACTGAGATCAGTGATGTTACCTTTCAAAAATACTCTTCCGGAAACCTTTGTCCTTTTTGCCAATAGCCTTCCGCATGCAGTTTTCGTTTTTGAATCACCAACACCAGAACTCTCTTTAGAAAGTATTCTTATCCATTCAAATCCAGTTGCTCATTCAATTTCAGATCTAAAATCTAATGGAAAAAAAAACAAAACACTCTCTAGTGTATTTCCAATATTCAAATCCGAAGGATTTTTATTGCAGATCAGAAGTTGCCTCGAAGAAGGAAAACAGTCCCGCATTTTGATCAGTCAAGGGGAACTCTTCCACCAAGACGTAGAGATCAAAAAAATATTCGCACTCCGCACTTCCATCCTAAACTCAAACCAGTTTTCGATCCTTTTAGAAGACATTACGGAAACAGTTGAAGCGATGGAGAACACGGATAAAATGTTACATTATACCGGGATCCAAAACAGTCGTTTGCAAAATTTTGCTTATATCATTTCGCATAATGTCAGACAACATTCCGCCAATTTTAAATCTCTCATCAGTTTGTTGGAAGAAAATCCCACAGAGGAAGAAAAAGAACGTATCATGGAAATGTTACATACCTCTGCCGATAAATTAAATGAAACCATCATCCATTTGAATGACATTGTTTCCATAGGACAGATGTTAAATAAACCTATGGAAATCTGTTTTTTGGAAAAAGAAATCAACAAAACCTTAAACATCCTCAAAGGTTCGATTGAATCAAGGCATATCCAAGTGATTTTGGAATTAGAAAAAAACTTAGAACTCAAAATCATTCCTGTTTATTTAGAAAGTATCCTTCTCAATTTAATCTCTAATGCAGTTAAATATGCACGATTAAAAGAAGGAGCCTTTGTTCGTATCACGGCAAAAAAAGAAGACAACCAAGTTTTGATCTCCGTGGAAGACAACGGCCTAGGAATCAATTTAGACAAACACGGTCAGAAGATCTTTGGAATGTTTAAGACCTTTCACAAAAATGAGGACGCACGCGGGATTGGCCTATTCATCACCAAATCCCAGGTGGAAGTTCTCGGTGGAAACATAACCGTAAAAAGCGCTGAAGGAAAAGGCTCCACGTTCACAGTGTCACTCCCCGATGTTCCAGAAGAGGCACTCTACATCTAGGTCCTTTGTTCTATTTCTGTACAACTTAAAAAGACAGTCTCTTTAAGGTTTGTCAGGTAAGAACCTTCCATTCGGTCTTGACAATCTCCCCAGGCACAAGAGCCTTACCCTAGTGATCCGTTGGTTTCCACCACGGACGTACCAATGACATAAGGAAATCCATGAAAGTCCACGAATACCAGGCCAAAGAAATCCTACGTAGACACAATGCCAACGTTCCATTCGGAAAGGTCATCGACACTGTCGGTGATTTTGAAAAGGCATATAACGAAGTTGTCCAAAAATCACCCGTAGTGGTGGTGAAAGCCCAAATCCACGCAGGTGGACGAGGAAAAGGTGGCGGGGTCAAAGTCGCAAAGACGAAAGACGATGCCAAAGCTGCTGCCGAGAAAATCCTTGGAATGCAACTCATCACCCCACAAACAGGACCAGAAGGAAAAAAAGTTCTCAAAGTTTATTTGGAACAAGGTCTTGAAATCGCAAAGGAATACTATCTTTCTATTCTACTCGATCGAGCTTTCCGTAAAACCATCATTATGGCTTCTACCGAAGGTGGAATGGAAATCGAAGAAGTTGCAGAAACTCATCCAGAAAAAATCATCAAAATCCAAATTGATCCAGGTATCGGAATCCAAGGTTCTCAAGTGCGTGAACTCGCATTTGCACTTGGAATCCCTGCGGAAGCACAAAAGTCTTTCACAGCTCTTGTAAACTCAGTTTACAATGCATACATCAAAGAAGATGCTGCATTACTTGAGATCAACCCTCTCATCCTGACAAAACAAAACGAAATCGTTGCCGGCGACTGCAAGATGGACTTGGATGAAAACGCACTTTACCGCCATGCAGAAAACGAAGCTCTTCGCGATATTTCCGAAGAAGATCCGTATGAAGTAAAAGCAAAAGAATACAACCTCAACTACGTTAAGTTAGATGGAAATATCGGTTGTATGGTAAATGGTGCCGGTCTTGCGATGGCAACTATGGACATTGTTAAGTTAGCTGGTGCAGAACCTGCAAACTTTTTGGACGTGGGAGGTGGAGCAAACCCTACTACAGTAGAAAACGGTTTTAGACTCATCCTCTCTGATCCAAACGTAAAAGGAATCTTTGTAAACGTATTCGGTGGAATCGTTCGTTGTGACCGAGTTGCTGTGGGAATTATCGAAGCAACAAAAAAGGTAAACGTATCTGTTCCGGTAGTGGTTCGATTGAAAGGAACCAATGCAGAAGAAGGAAAAAAAATCCTGAACGAATCCGGTATGAACATTGTGGGAGTGGAAGGACTCCGTGACGCGGCAGACAAAATCGTCTCCCTAATCAAAAAATAGGAATCAAACATGACTGTATTAGTTGACGCAAACACTAGAGTAGTCGTCCAAGGGATCACCGGTAAGGAAGGATCCTTTCATGCGACTCAAATGTTAGAATATGGTACAAAAGTAGTTGCTGGAGTCACTCCAGGAAAAGGTGGTCAAATCTGGACTTCCGAAACAGGAAAAACGGCTCCCGTTCGTAACACCATTAAAGATGCAATGATCCAAGATGGCGCAAACGCTGCGGTGATCTTTGTTCCGCCTCCATTTGCAGCCGATGCCATTTTGGAAGGAATCTTTGCGGAGATCCCACTTGTGGTTTGTATCACAGAAGGAATCCCTACTCACGATATGCTAAAAGTATATAGTGTGCTTCGTAATTCCAAAACAAAACTCGTGGGACCAAACTGCCCAGGAGTCATCAACCCACTTCACAAAGTTAAGATGGGAATTATGCCAGGATTCATCCACACTCCAGGAAAAATCGGAATCGTTTCCCGTTCTGGAACTTTGACTTATGAATCAGTTGCTTCCTTAACAGGAGCAGGTCTTGGCCAATCCACTTGTATCGGAATCGGGGGAGACCCAGTTCCAGGGATGAACCATACAGAAGCAGTTCGCCTTTTAAACGAAGATCCGGACACAGAAGGAATCGTTATGATCGGTGAGATTGGTGGAACTTCGGAAGAAGAAGCTGCCGCTTACATCAAAGCTCATGTGAAAAAACCAGTTGTTGGTTTTATTGCAGGCCAAACAGCTCCTCCTGGAAAACGTATGGGTCACGCTGGTGCGATCATTTCTGGTGGAATGGGAACTGCTACTTCTAAAATTGCGGCAATGCAAGACGCTGGTGTCAGCATCTGCGCACATATTGGTGAAGTAGGCGAAAAAATGAAAGCAGCCCTTAAAAAATAAGGGTTTGCTTTAAAAAAAAACAGCTATTCAAGGGGAATGGGGAGTCTGAATTAAGAGTATGGAACAACGTTCATGGGTTTCAAGTACATTGATTCTCCTCGTTTCCGTAGGCCTTTTGGCTGCGGAATCTGGAGATAAGGGATTTACACTTAGCTTACAAGACGCAGTCAAGTATGCGATTGAAAATAACCGAGAGGTTATGCAGGCTCGTCTAGAGCTAGCCAAAGCGGATACGAACCTCATGAAGTTTGAGAGTAAATATTCTTGGCGAGCCCTTTCCAAAGCCGAGATAGACCAAAAGAAATTCCCTTTCAACCAAAACAATATCTTTACGGGAACCAAAACCCAAACGACCACTTATAGTGCTGGGTTAGAAAAACTTTTCACAACAGGAACCTACTTCAAACTAGAAGCGAAGTCACAACGTTTTGACTCGAATGCTTTTGAAGATCCAAATAAAACTCCTGCAGGATTTACATCCCTCGGACTTCCTCCATTATACACAGATTCCCTTTCCGTAACCATTGCTCAGGATTTACTCAAAAATGCTTTTGGTGCCAACGAAAGGAATATGGAAAAAATCCTAGAAAACCAAACGGAAATTTTACGAGAACAAATGGAAGACCAAGTCGCAAGCAAAGTGGTAGCCACTCTTGTTGACTACTGGAACTACTCTGTAAAAGAATCTGGTTACCAAACTTTCGAACAACTTTTAAAAAATACTAAGAACGTAAGAGACCTAACCATCCGCAAACAAGGGCTTGGGCTTTCTGAAAGTTTCGAAGTCAACCAATGGAATGCCCTTCTCTCTCAAGTGGAAGGACAAATGGCACAAGCAAGTGCAGAACGAGAAGAAGCAAGACGAAAACTCATTCGTTCCCTCAATCTTCCGGAAGAAACAATCTTTCAAAAAACAACACCACTATCAGAAACCCTTCCTGCTAAGTTAGATTACCAAGCTGATATTGATTACGCATACAAACATAGAGCTGATTTCAAAGCCCTTGTTCGCAAAAAAGAAAATGCTGAATTATCCATGAAAACCGCTAAAAACGAAGCCCTTCCTTCTTTAAAACTTGCCGGAACTTATGGATACCAAGCTCAAAATACGATCAGTCCACAAAACAACTATACTGACGGCCGTGCTGGTGTTTTTTCTTACCAGTATCCAATGATGCAAGGATCCGTAGACCTTTCTTACCCAATTATGGATAAGGGAGTGAAGGCGGGAATTCGTGATGCAGAAATCCAAAAACGCCAAGTTTCCTTGGAAGAAGCGGATTTAACAAAAGCAGTTTCAGACGATGTCAGAACTAGAATTGATATCTTAAAAGCATCCTTCCAAGTAATGGAAAATGCAAAGCGCACTGAGGAAGAATCCAAAAAATACTACAATGGTGTTTTAAGATCCTTCCAACAAGGAAGATTCAATGCACTTGCTGTAAAGAATGCTCTAGACACTCATGTACAAGATCAGTTGTCACTCGTGCGAGCGAAAGTAGATTACAATATCAATCTACACAGATATTATGTTTCTAAGAATGTTTTATTTGAAGAATACGGAGTGGATAGATCCAAACTCCTACCTGAAAATCTTTAATCTGAAAACGGGAGAATCTTTTTGATCCGCTCCCGTGTATTTCTTGTTCTAGCCCTTCTCTTTTCCTTTATAGTCCTTGTCACATACGCGCTCGTTGACTTTCGCGAAAGAGAAGATAAGGCCTACGATCTTTACAAATCCGAATCTTATTTAAAAGTCCTTGGTTTATATAAGGATTCAGAAATTCCTACTAGTGAATTAGAACTTACCATCCTTTCCCAAACCATTTCTCAGTTAGAAAAAAAACTGAATGCCAAGGAAACCTCTAAGGACCTAATTTCTTTTTTTAAAAAACGTTCCGCAACCAAACTGGTGGAATGGGAAACTACCAGAGGCACTTATTACCATATCGAAGATCCTTATTTCTCTCATTTGAAAAAACATGGAGATGGATACAAAAGAGCACTCATTACAAAAATTGTAACCATTCATAAACCAATTCCCAAAGCAGAAGCCACAAACTTACTTTTGAAACTGATCTTGGAAGATCCACGTGGTATGGAAGATAGTTTCAGCCGTGCCTTGGCAAACCTACTTAGTTTTCCGTTTGAACCGATCGGTGAAATCGAATCTGAATTTTTATTACAAAGTTTACATTTTTTAGCAAATACTTCGAATACCGTTTTATACCACCAAACGGCGATTGTACGAGGAAAAAATGTGAACCTACGAAGTGGACCAGGAAGAGAAAATTCTGAAGTGGGAAAAATCTCAGAACCAGAACTTACCTTTTGTTTGGAAGAAGATTCCGGCACGGAAACCATTGTGGGTCATACGGGACATTGGAAACGTTGTTACTTTCCTAACTTACAAAAGTCTGCCTGGATCTTTTCTGGATTTTTAAAGGATGTTCCCCCGAACCCAAGTTTCGTAGCTGATTTTGAAAAAAGATTTAAGGCTGTTGATAACGAGATTCGAATCGATTTTGAGGGTTGGAGCGGAAGTCAAATTCCCGCCACTTTCTTCGGAGCCTATCTTCCCAGGGAATCTGTGCGAGTCTCAGGGGAAACAGGATTTCCTGTTTTTGGACAAGGAAAACAATCCAAAGGCATCCAAAGGATTTGTAAAAAACTTTCCGGTGATAAAAACTATTTTGAATTTTCCTTTAGTCCGACTGACTCCGAAACACCTATTTCCTTTTTAGAACTTCATTTAAATTATGATAACCGTGAACACTTAGCCTACTCTATTTCCCTGGATAAAGAATCGATTTGGGTGAATAAAAATCGATATGTCCTAGACGGAGAAAAAAGAAGAGAAAACCTGTCCTTACACATTGAATCCCACGAAGGGGACAAATGGAACGCAAGCCTCTGGAGGCGAAATACAGGACTCATTCAGTCCATTCGTTCTTATCCATTGGATGAATCGGCCCTAAAATCGGGAAGATACTCCTGGGAAATTTGTCTCCCTCTGGCAAAAGAACCGAATCGGGAACAAGTGTTACTCTTCGAAATTAGAACAGGAATCCATTAAAGGAGGAGTTATGGCTACCTACGATTATCATTGTAATACATGTGGCAAAGACTTTGAACACGTTCAGTCAATGAAAGATGATGCCCTCACAGAATGTCTCTGCGGGAAAAATGGGTCAGTCGAACGACGCATTTCTGCGACCGCCGGAATTATCTTCAAAGGATCTGGATTTTACGTGACTGATTACAAAAAAGACAGTTCTGCGAAAGCTACTGGCAGTAGCGATTCAGGAACCACGTAAGGTCAACTCTTTGGCAACCAAAGGCCGATTAGCCATCATTGCTGGTGGGGGAGAACTACCCCATATTGGAATGTCAGAAGCTCTGGCGGCTGGAGAGGATCCTTTATTTCTAGGACTCATCGAGTCTGATTTTTCTCCCAGAGAACATAGCGCACGCACGATCCCTGTCCATATCACCCAAGTCGGGAAAATTTTAAAAACCATTCAGAAAGAAAAAATCACTAGGATTTTAATGTTAGGTAAGGTTCGTAAAGACCTACTCTTTCAAAAATTAAAATTCGATTTAAAAGCACTTTCTATCTTGGCCAAAACTATCAATCGAAACGACTACCCGATCTTCCTTGCGATTGCTGATGAATTTGAAGCAATGGGTGTCAAAGTCATCTCTCAAAAAATTTATTTGCAGTCACTATTACTTCCCGAAGGAAGATACACTCCCAAAAAATTCAAATCCCAAGAGTTAAAAGACATCGACTTTGGAATGTTTTATGCGGAAAAGATGGCCGATTTAGATATCGGACAAATGGTTGTGGTCTGTGATGAATCGGTGATCGCAGTCGAAGCTGTGGAAGGAACCGACGAAACCATCAAACGTGGTGGTCAGTACACCAAAAAGAAAGGTGATGCCGTCGTCTGTAAAAGCCCCAAAGCAAAACAAGATGACCGCTTTGACTTACCCACAATTGGAATTCATACCTTCCAAATGATGCTCGAAAGTGGCTGCAAAACACTCTGCATCAGAGAAGGAGAAACTTTAGTGGTAGATCCAAAGTTAGCAATTGAATTTGCAACAAAACATAAGTTAAACTTTTGTGTAGTAGGAAAAAGCGGAAGTAAGGTTCTCAATGGTAACCAAAAAAAAGTCCCATAGTCTTGAATCAGACAAAAACATCCTAGTCATCGCAGGGGAACACTCCGGTGATTTACTCGGTGCCGACCTTCTTCAGGAACTTACAATCCTCGAACCCGAATATAAGTTCTACGGAATCGGTGGAGAAGGAATGATCGGGCATGGATTGGATTCCATGGAAGAACTCGAAAATTTAAGTGTAATTGGATTTTCAGAAGCCATCAAAAAATACAGTTTTCTAAAAAAGATATTCTACCGAGTTCTAGAAGAAACAACTCGTAGGCCTACCAAACTTGCCATTTTAATCGATTATCCAGGATTTAACTTACGTTTAGCGAAAGAATTAAAACAAAGAGGAATCCCTACTGTATTTTACGTATCTCCCCAAATTTGGGCTTGGAAGTTCAACCGAATTTATTTTATCAAAGAACAAATTGCTCTCATGCTAACTCTCTTTCGCTTTGAAGAAGAGATTTATACCGAATACGGTGTGAATGCAAAATTTGTAGGGCATCCTATCACCAAACGAATTCCCGAAAAACTAAAAAAAGAGCCTGTCATTACGGAAAAACTTCCAGATTCTCACCATGGTTATACGGTCGGCCTTCTCCCTGGGTCACGGAAAGGAGAAATTCGTAGACTCATTGATCCAATTTTGGGAACGGCTGCCCTCCTCCACGAACAATGCAAATTGGAAAAAAAGAAGGTGGTCTTTCTACTTCCCAATATCAATGCAAAGGAAGAACCCTTTCTTTTAGAAAAGATAGAAGCTCTAAAAAACATCCATCCCGATATCAATATCCATTATCTCTGGAACTCGTCTCTACGTGTGATGGAGACAAGTGACCTTCTTCTCATTGCCTCAGGAACGGCTACCTTAGAAGGTCTCTACTTTGAAACCCCAATGGTCATTCTTTATAAAGTGAGTTTATTTACTTATCTTTTAGGATCCTTACTCATGCGTTCTAAATTCATTGGTCTTGCGAATATCCTATCGGGGGAAGAAGTTTGTCGTGAAATCACACAAAACGAATGCCAACCTGAGTATATTTTTAGGGAAGCATGGAAGATTCTATCCAGTACAAAACTTCGAAATAAAATGAAGGGAATCTTACGAGACGCGAAGGAAAGAGAACTAGGAACTATGAATGCTTCTAAAAAGGCAGCGAAAGAAATCCAATCACTCCTTCGAACCCTTACGAATTAACCGAACCACTCTGTTTTCCCAAGTCCCAATCCAGGATTTGGGTTTTAGATCCGAATACAAAAAGTAACCTTTGATGGTTTCTTCATCACTGGGCTTTAGTCTAATTCCAACAGAATCTAACTCCAAACTGAGACCATCTTCCCCATTCCAAAGCACTTTATTTTCTTCCGGTTGGATGTCCAAAGAATGTGTTTTGTTTTCCCATTCCAAAACCCACTCTCCACCAAACGCCGGTAATTTGGAAATTTCAGGAGCTGTATCAGCCGGGTTTTTCTTTTCTGTACAATGGACAAAGAAAAATAACAAAAGAAAAAAACTAATATAAACTATTTGATGACGCATTTATTTTCCTCTTCTGAAAAACTAAAAGTTCCTCTAGATTCCCCCACCAAACCATAAGTTGTGAAACCGTAATTTCCATTTTTGTTATTTCCATATCCTTTCAGATCTAAAAATTCACTGGAAACAACTAAATTAGAAATGTAATCCATATCAGAATACCGACTCAAATCAAATTCGATTTGGAATGGTTTTTTAAAAGGGGTAAGATCCATGTCTAATTTTGAAATCAAATCTGCTTCCTTAAAACTCACTCCAAAAAGTTTAAGAAAATAAGATGTCCGTGCATCTTTATGAAGGGTATAATAATCACTACCAATACTATTAAAACTATAATCCAAACTGACTTGGGTCGGTTTCAGATCTGCTCCACATAAATTCATCCAAGGATCCGACCAAGGATACTCACTGAGAACCAAACTGAAACCAAAGTTGGGGGTTTTGCTCGCAAAATAGGAGACCATTGAAAGTTTGGAACCTGTATTTCCGAGGGCCAAATTAAAATTCATCCGGCCATCTTTTACTTGAAGACTACCCTTAGATTCTCCAAGAGACTTGGATCCGCTGTAAGCAAAGTAGTTACCAATCGAAATTCCCAAATCCAAATTCATTGATTCTAAAAAGTATTTATAAACCTTAGTTTGATAAAAATATTCTTCTGGAATTAATTTCTCTTGGCGTTCCTTAATTTCTTCCAAGGTTTCCTTTTTCCAATCTTCATACAAAGGTTTCCAATCGTTAGCTGTTAGGTCAGGAGTTTTAAAGGTAAGTTTGGTTTTGGAATTCATTGGGTAATAAAAAGAACCGTCTGTTTTTTTGGACCGTCCCCAAAGGTTAACACCCCCACCCCCAAGGTGCGAAGGTTTTCCAAACAACAAAGAATCAAAATTTAGATTCCATTCATTCCCTTCGTTCAGTTTTAAAGAAAAAGAACCCTTCTCTAATTTTAAAAGTTCAGAATCCCATTCAATTTCAGATCCGCTCAGTTCTCCTGACAAACGGAACCATTTATTTTTGTCTCCGGTTTCAGTAAGTGTTATATTTCCTTTTAAGGCTCCAGTAAGGGGAAGTTTGAAATTTCCAGAACTGTCAGAAATCCTTTCCGTAATTCCATCCAAAGACTCAATCTGCAGTTCAAATTTCCGATCCAGAAGTGGCTCTTTAATGTTTTCCGTTTTAACTGAAGATTTGATTCGGAAGTCTGTACCAAAAAATTCTCTCTCTTCCTGATTCGGAGTGAATAAAAAAACTTCACGGAACCGAAACCCATCCAATACATAATTTTCAAAAAATGGAATTGGGATTAGAGAATTTTCAAACTCAACATCTCCACTGGCCGTAAACCCAGAAACAGGATCACTGATTACTTTTCCTTCCCCAGAAAGAACAGCGGAATTTACATTAGAACCAAACAAATAATTTGTGAGAATGATGGCTTCTTCAGAAGGATAGTTTTTCCACTGAAACTCGAATTGAAATTCATTCAAATTACTTTCAGAAAATTCACCACTGCCTTTGATTCGAGTCGTGTTTGGAATCCAAAACCAACCATTGTTATAGGAAAGGTATAATTTTTTATTCTTTCGTTTGAGAACAATGTCCCAACCTTCTTTCCAATCTACCAAAGTGGAATCATTTTGTTTGACAGTTAGCCTTGCGTCATGAAACCGAATTTCTTTTAGTTTGTTTTTCTGAGCATATTCGATCAGCTGATTTCGTAAACTTTGGTTTTCATTCAAAACCAAATGAGGACTATAAAAATCAATTTGTTCTACGGTAGGAGATTCTTTAAAATAACTAGATAAACGAAAGGTAACTTTTTTTACCTTCACCATATGATCGTTAAAAGAGAAGTCCTCTTCATTAGAAACCACAAGGTCTTCGATGATAAGACCCTCTCTTAAT from Leptospira brenneri harbors:
- a CDS encoding LIC_12586 family protein, producing MERIFSLERLSQYRQFLFSLLNRIRENKRVLLSFLALGFVFFVFLLLYYSLEFYLRNYRIPLVQLRKVVSYTINKELGKAVDIGVLDFSLREGLIIEDLVVSNEEDFSFNDHMVKVKKVTFRLSSYFKESPTVEQIDFYSPHLVLNENQSLRNQLIEYAQKNKLKEIRFHDARLTVKQNDSTLVDWKEGWDIVLKRKNKKLYLSYNNGWFWIPNTTRIKGSGEFSESNLNEFQFEFQWKNYPSEEAIILTNYLFGSNVNSAVLSGEGKVISDPVSGFTASGDVEFENSLIPIPFFENYVLDGFRFREVFLFTPNQEEREFFGTDFRIKSSVKTENIKEPLLDRKFELQIESLDGITERISDSSGNFKLPLTGALKGNITLTETGDKNKWFRLSGELSGSEIEWDSELLKLEKGSFSLKLNEGNEWNLNFDSLLFGKPSHLGGGGVNLWGRSKKTDGSFYYPMNSKTKLTFKTPDLTANDWKPLYEDWKKETLEEIKERQEKLIPEEYFYQTKVYKYFLESMNLDLGISIGNYFAYSGSKSLGESKGSLQVKDGRMNFNLALGNTGSKLSMVSYFASKTPNFGFSLVLSEYPWSDPWMNLCGADLKPTQVSLDYSFNSIGSDYYTLHKDARTSYFLKLFGVSFKEADLISKLDMDLTPFKKPFQIEFDLSRYSDMDYISNLVVSSEFLDLKGYGNNKNGNYGFTTYGLVGESRGTFSFSEEENKCVIK
- the lpxB gene encoding lipid-A-disaccharide synthase, coding for MVTKKKSHSLESDKNILVIAGEHSGDLLGADLLQELTILEPEYKFYGIGGEGMIGHGLDSMEELENLSVIGFSEAIKKYSFLKKIFYRVLEETTRRPTKLAILIDYPGFNLRLAKELKQRGIPTVFYVSPQIWAWKFNRIYFIKEQIALMLTLFRFEEEIYTEYGVNAKFVGHPITKRIPEKLKKEPVITEKLPDSHHGYTVGLLPGSRKGEIRRLIDPILGTAALLHEQCKLEKKKVVFLLPNINAKEEPFLLEKIEALKNIHPDINIHYLWNSSLRVMETSDLLLIASGTATLEGLYFETPMVILYKVSLFTYLLGSLLMRSKFIGLANILSGEEVCREITQNECQPEYIFREAWKILSSTKLRNKMKGILRDAKERELGTMNASKKAAKEIQSLLRTLTN
- a CDS encoding LpxI family protein; translation: MATKGRLAIIAGGGELPHIGMSEALAAGEDPLFLGLIESDFSPREHSARTIPVHITQVGKILKTIQKEKITRILMLGKVRKDLLFQKLKFDLKALSILAKTINRNDYPIFLAIADEFEAMGVKVISQKIYLQSLLLPEGRYTPKKFKSQELKDIDFGMFYAEKMADLDIGQMVVVCDESVIAVEAVEGTDETIKRGGQYTKKKGDAVVCKSPKAKQDDRFDLPTIGIHTFQMMLESGCKTLCIREGETLVVDPKLAIEFATKHKLNFCVVGKSGSKVLNGNQKKVP
- the sucD gene encoding succinate--CoA ligase subunit alpha, which gives rise to MTVLVDANTRVVVQGITGKEGSFHATQMLEYGTKVVAGVTPGKGGQIWTSETGKTAPVRNTIKDAMIQDGANAAVIFVPPPFAADAILEGIFAEIPLVVCITEGIPTHDMLKVYSVLRNSKTKLVGPNCPGVINPLHKVKMGIMPGFIHTPGKIGIVSRSGTLTYESVASLTGAGLGQSTCIGIGGDPVPGMNHTEAVRLLNEDPDTEGIVMIGEIGGTSEEEAAAYIKAHVKKPVVGFIAGQTAPPGKRMGHAGAIISGGMGTATSKIAAMQDAGVSICAHIGEVGEKMKAALKK
- a CDS encoding TolC family protein; protein product: MEQRSWVSSTLILLVSVGLLAAESGDKGFTLSLQDAVKYAIENNREVMQARLELAKADTNLMKFESKYSWRALSKAEIDQKKFPFNQNNIFTGTKTQTTTYSAGLEKLFTTGTYFKLEAKSQRFDSNAFEDPNKTPAGFTSLGLPPLYTDSLSVTIAQDLLKNAFGANERNMEKILENQTEILREQMEDQVASKVVATLVDYWNYSVKESGYQTFEQLLKNTKNVRDLTIRKQGLGLSESFEVNQWNALLSQVEGQMAQASAEREEARRKLIRSLNLPEETIFQKTTPLSETLPAKLDYQADIDYAYKHRADFKALVRKKENAELSMKTAKNEALPSLKLAGTYGYQAQNTISPQNNYTDGRAGVFSYQYPMMQGSVDLSYPIMDKGVKAGIRDAEIQKRQVSLEEADLTKAVSDDVRTRIDILKASFQVMENAKRTEEESKKYYNGVLRSFQQGRFNALAVKNALDTHVQDQLSLVRAKVDYNINLHRYYVSKNVLFEEYGVDRSKLLPENL
- a CDS encoding FmdB family zinc ribbon protein; translated protein: MATYDYHCNTCGKDFEHVQSMKDDALTECLCGKNGSVERRISATAGIIFKGSGFYVTDYKKDSSAKATGSSDSGTT
- the sucC gene encoding ADP-forming succinate--CoA ligase subunit beta; the protein is MKVHEYQAKEILRRHNANVPFGKVIDTVGDFEKAYNEVVQKSPVVVVKAQIHAGGRGKGGGVKVAKTKDDAKAAAEKILGMQLITPQTGPEGKKVLKVYLEQGLEIAKEYYLSILLDRAFRKTIIMASTEGGMEIEEVAETHPEKIIKIQIDPGIGIQGSQVRELAFALGIPAEAQKSFTALVNSVYNAYIKEDAALLEINPLILTKQNEIVAGDCKMDLDENALYRHAENEALRDISEEDPYEVKAKEYNLNYVKLDGNIGCMVNGAGLAMATMDIVKLAGAEPANFLDVGGGANPTTVENGFRLILSDPNVKGIFVNVFGGIVRCDRVAVGIIEATKKVNVSVPVVVRLKGTNAEEGKKILNESGMNIVGVEGLRDAADKIVSLIKK